One segment of Sinorhizobium sp. BG8 DNA contains the following:
- the zwf gene encoding glucose-6-phosphate dehydrogenase, protein MSSQIIPVEPFDYVVFGGTGDLAERKLLPALYHRQLAGQLSDPTRIIGASRAALTHEEYRKFAADALKEHLKQGEYDDKEVKAFTDRLFYVSVDAKSEQGWDKLKSLLEEGKERVRAFYLAVAPAIFGDISERIRDHKLITKQTRIVVEKPIGRDLKSATELNDTIGKVFREEQIFRIDHYLGKETVQNLMALRFANALYEPLWNSAHIDHVQITVSESVGLESRAGYYDKAGALRDMVQNHILQLLCLVAMEVPTSMDAEAVRDEKLKVLRALKPIDQYNVERLTVRGQYRAGASSGGPVKGYLEELEGGVSNTETFVAIKAEIGNWRWAGVPFYIRTGKRMANRMSEIVITFKPIPHSIFDAAAGRIDANQLIIRLQPDEGVKQSLMIKDPGPGGMRLRNVSLDMSFAEAFDVRNADAYERLLLDVVRSNQTLFMRRDEVEAAWHWVDPILKAWEITGQQVQGYTAGTWGPSQAIALIERDGRTWHET, encoded by the coding sequence ATGAGCAGCCAGATCATTCCCGTTGAACCCTTCGACTATGTGGTATTCGGCGGTACGGGGGACCTTGCGGAACGCAAGCTCCTCCCGGCACTGTACCACCGCCAGCTCGCAGGCCAACTTTCCGATCCGACACGCATCATTGGCGCCTCCCGTGCGGCTCTGACGCATGAAGAGTATCGCAAGTTCGCCGCCGACGCCCTGAAGGAACATTTGAAGCAGGGCGAATACGACGACAAGGAAGTGAAGGCCTTCACCGACCGGCTGTTCTACGTGTCCGTGGACGCCAAGTCCGAGCAGGGCTGGGACAAGCTGAAGTCCCTGCTGGAAGAAGGCAAGGAACGCGTCCGCGCCTTCTATCTGGCCGTTGCACCCGCAATCTTCGGCGACATCTCGGAACGGATCCGCGATCACAAGCTGATCACCAAGCAGACCCGCATAGTGGTCGAAAAGCCGATCGGCCGCGACCTGAAATCCGCGACAGAACTGAACGACACGATCGGCAAGGTCTTCCGCGAAGAGCAGATCTTCCGCATCGACCACTATCTCGGCAAGGAGACGGTGCAGAACCTCATGGCGCTGCGCTTCGCCAATGCGCTGTACGAGCCGCTCTGGAACTCTGCCCATATCGACCACGTCCAGATCACCGTTTCTGAATCGGTCGGACTTGAAAGCCGCGCAGGCTACTACGACAAGGCGGGCGCGCTGCGCGACATGGTGCAGAACCATATCCTGCAGCTTCTCTGCCTTGTTGCCATGGAGGTTCCGACCTCGATGGATGCGGAAGCCGTGCGCGACGAGAAGCTGAAGGTGCTGCGCGCGCTGAAGCCGATCGACCAGTACAATGTCGAGCGCCTGACCGTTCGCGGCCAGTATCGCGCCGGCGCTTCCTCCGGCGGCCCGGTAAAGGGCTATCTGGAGGAACTGGAAGGCGGCGTTTCCAACACGGAGACTTTCGTCGCCATCAAGGCCGAGATCGGCAACTGGCGCTGGGCCGGCGTTCCCTTCTACATCCGCACCGGCAAGCGGATGGCGAACCGCATGTCGGAAATCGTCATTACTTTCAAGCCGATCCCGCATTCGATCTTCGACGCTGCGGCAGGCCGCATCGATGCCAACCAGTTGATCATCCGCCTTCAGCCTGACGAGGGCGTGAAGCAGTCGCTGATGATCAAGGACCCCGGCCCGGGCGGCATGCGCCTTCGCAACGTTTCGCTGGACATGAGCTTTGCCGAAGCATTCGACGTGCGCAACGCCGACGCCTACGAACGCCTGCTTCTCGACGTGGTGCGAAGCAACCAGACGCTGTTCATGCGCCGCGACGAAGTCGAGGCCGCATGGCACTGGGTCGACCCGATCCTCAAGGCCTGGGAAATCACAGGTCAGCAGGTGCAGGGTTACACTGCCGGCACCTGGGGCCCGAGCCAGGCGATCGCGCTTATCGAGCGCGACGGCCGCACGTGGCATGAGACGTGA
- a CDS encoding glutamine synthetase family protein, whose protein sequence is MPSKKTVASTIQKVSRSSKIPPSLTAARGVKSWKEAADWLKLRGIEDIECITPDLAGVPRGKMMPSSKFTSNTSLALPSALYRHTISGEYPEETGNFRYEPRDSDLKLVPDLSTLSVVPWESDPTAQVICDIVGSTGEQVPYTPRNVLKNVVRMYNERGWRPVVAPEIEFYLVAMNDDPDYPLHPPKGRSGRSILGGQGYSIAGINEFDELIDDIYHFSEKQGLEIDTLIHEEGPAQLEINLRHGDPIELADQVFMFKRTIREAALKHGIYATFMAKPMQGQAGSAMHIHQSVVETETGRNVFSNPDGSASKEFFHFIGGMQKYVPKALVMMAPYVNSYRRLTPEMSAPVNNAWGYDNRTTAFRVPVSDAAARRIENRLPSSDANPYLALAASLGCGLLGIMNAVEPSPPTEDTANEGSIELPRGLLEAVSLLESDPALADVLSAEFIGLYAGVKRGEFETFMQVISPWEREFLLLNV, encoded by the coding sequence ATGCCCTCAAAAAAGACCGTTGCCAGCACAATCCAGAAAGTCAGCCGTTCTTCCAAAATACCTCCCTCCCTGACCGCGGCGCGCGGCGTGAAGTCTTGGAAAGAAGCGGCGGACTGGCTGAAGCTCAGAGGCATCGAGGACATTGAGTGCATCACCCCCGACCTTGCCGGCGTGCCGCGCGGCAAGATGATGCCTTCGTCGAAGTTCACATCCAACACGTCGCTGGCGCTTCCATCGGCACTCTACCGGCACACGATCTCCGGCGAGTACCCGGAAGAGACCGGCAACTTCCGCTACGAGCCGCGCGACAGCGACCTCAAGCTGGTGCCCGACCTTTCGACCCTTTCGGTCGTTCCCTGGGAGAGCGATCCCACGGCGCAGGTCATCTGCGACATTGTCGGCTCCACGGGAGAGCAGGTCCCCTATACGCCGAGAAACGTGCTCAAGAACGTCGTGCGGATGTACAACGAACGCGGCTGGCGCCCGGTCGTCGCGCCCGAAATCGAATTCTACCTCGTCGCTATGAACGACGACCCCGACTATCCGCTGCACCCGCCGAAGGGTCGCTCCGGCCGGTCGATCCTCGGTGGGCAGGGCTATTCGATCGCAGGGATCAACGAGTTCGACGAGCTCATCGACGACATCTACCACTTCTCGGAGAAGCAGGGGCTCGAGATCGATACGCTGATCCATGAGGAAGGGCCCGCCCAGCTCGAGATCAACTTGCGCCACGGCGATCCGATCGAGCTCGCCGACCAGGTCTTCATGTTCAAGCGCACAATCCGCGAGGCAGCCCTGAAGCACGGCATCTATGCAACGTTCATGGCCAAGCCGATGCAGGGACAGGCAGGCTCGGCGATGCACATCCACCAGTCGGTCGTCGAGACCGAAACTGGCCGGAACGTCTTCTCCAATCCGGATGGGTCGGCCTCCAAGGAGTTCTTCCACTTCATCGGCGGCATGCAGAAGTACGTCCCGAAGGCGCTGGTGATGATGGCTCCATACGTGAACTCCTACCGTCGCCTGACGCCGGAAATGTCCGCGCCCGTCAACAATGCCTGGGGCTACGACAACCGCACGACGGCTTTCCGCGTTCCGGTGTCCGACGCTGCAGCCCGACGCATCGAGAACCGGCTGCCGAGTTCGGACGCGAACCCCTATCTGGCGCTTGCCGCTTCGCTCGGTTGCGGGCTACTCGGCATCATGAACGCCGTCGAGCCCAGCCCGCCGACAGAGGACACCGCCAACGAGGGATCGATCGAACTGCCGCGCGGTCTCCTTGAGGCAGTTTCGCTGCTCGAATCCGATCCGGCCCTCGCCGACGTGCTGAGCGCCGAGTTCATCGGCCTCTATGCCGGCGTGAAGCGCGGCGAGTTCGAGACCTTCATGCAGGTGATCAGCCCCTGGGAGCGCGAGTTCCTGTTGCTGAACGTCTGA
- a CDS encoding NAD(P)/FAD-dependent oxidoreductase, which yields MKKKRDVVVIGAGAAGMMCAIEAGKRGRSVLLIDHAKAPGEKIRISGGGRCNFTNINAQPKNFISRNQHFCKSALARYTPRDFLDLVERHGIAWHEKTLGQFFCDHSAKDIIAMLLTEMRAAGVELRLSTPVSAIEHGPDGFRIATDDGTEHASSLVIATGGKSIPKMGATGFAYRIAEQFGLGLVETRPGLVPLTLDPAMLAAHGELPGVSVEVEARHDKTTFREAMLFTHRGLSGPAILQISSYWREGDEIALKLVPDISIPDVLSGARRQNGRQAVHTLLGEHLPRKLAQLVVSQSGIDGQLADLSGKRLETLNDRIVNWRVRPAGSEGYRTAEVTLGGVDTSDLDSRTMAAKNVPNLYFIGEAVDVTGWLGGYNFQWAWASGHAAGQVA from the coding sequence TTGAAGAAGAAACGGGATGTTGTCGTGATCGGCGCCGGTGCTGCGGGCATGATGTGTGCCATCGAGGCGGGCAAGCGCGGGCGCAGCGTGCTGCTGATCGACCACGCCAAGGCGCCGGGCGAGAAGATCCGCATCTCCGGTGGCGGGCGCTGCAACTTCACCAACATCAATGCGCAGCCGAAGAACTTCATTTCGCGCAACCAGCATTTCTGCAAGTCGGCGCTCGCGCGCTATACGCCTCGCGATTTCCTCGATCTCGTCGAGCGCCACGGCATCGCCTGGCACGAGAAGACGTTGGGTCAGTTCTTCTGCGACCATTCGGCGAAGGACATCATCGCGATGCTCCTCACGGAAATGCGCGCTGCTGGAGTGGAACTGCGGTTGTCGACGCCGGTCAGCGCCATCGAGCATGGGCCCGACGGGTTCCGCATCGCCACGGACGACGGAACGGAGCACGCGTCGTCCCTGGTCATCGCGACGGGCGGCAAGTCCATTCCCAAGATGGGAGCGACCGGATTTGCGTACAGGATAGCCGAACAGTTCGGGCTGGGGCTCGTCGAGACGAGGCCGGGCCTCGTTCCCCTGACCCTCGATCCGGCGATGCTGGCTGCCCACGGGGAGCTTCCGGGCGTTTCCGTCGAGGTCGAGGCACGCCACGACAAGACCACGTTTCGCGAAGCGATGCTCTTCACCCATCGCGGGCTCAGCGGTCCGGCCATTCTTCAGATCTCCTCCTATTGGCGCGAAGGCGACGAGATCGCGTTGAAGCTGGTTCCGGACATATCGATTCCCGACGTGCTTTCAGGCGCCCGCCGTCAGAATGGCAGGCAGGCCGTGCATACGCTGCTCGGTGAACATCTGCCGAGAAAGCTGGCGCAGCTCGTGGTTTCCCAGAGCGGCATCGACGGGCAGCTCGCAGACCTGTCCGGCAAGCGTCTGGAAACGCTGAACGATCGCATCGTCAACTGGCGTGTACGCCCCGCGGGTTCCGAAGGCTACCGCACCGCCGAGGTGACGCTCGGCGGAGTAGACACGTCTGATCTCGATTCCCGCACGATGGCGGCGAAGAACGTTCCCAACCTCTACTTCATCGGTGAGGCCGTCGACGTCACCGGCTGGCTCGGGGGCTATAACTTCCAGTGGGCCTGGGCATCGGGCCATGCGGCCGGCCAGGTCGCCTGA
- a CDS encoding HAMP domain-containing methyl-accepting chemotaxis protein produces MFIDRILARFKIQTKVIFFILPFVASICAVGFTGLYASGLLQGRMEISNSVLQSLSGFKDVYAGMNQFLQHTSEDTRAAVTDKLAVQQEVLADTMAHLVDDQGRAELQRAVDGGTQISARIDGLWKLYEDERALNDAITVGLSGMLSEQMKILDEATKMERNVRKDEGSAKDMLREADRLTSAADALTAFSSAVSRAAAPEDKLQVVAKGYDELLKVQRKISSGLPANQKAVVETYKTTLADIKAAVDAEGLVADKAAAVGRLVARFRQTSIQLQVGAAAKMREATKTFGQLDAPLVKADAILTVTRKLVTSVYEIRIVAAALLAKPDEEAHARLLREFAVMRAGMDTLAQTASDLPFFSGLGGRIKPVLDDMETKSGALVDISKQRQVEFAAAAGEIDSIWNQLTRFAEEQKTSAGVERDKANQVSMFTTILGIAIAVIAGGALVLTLKGPIGQITTAMRRLADGFLDTGISGEARQDEIGDMARALGIFKENALSKIRVEEESERQRSAADAERLRNDSEKQEMDRQIDFAVNALASGLGRLAQGDLSRQIDTPFTGRLEQLRQDFNVSLVRLQDTLGQIRGNAQSIQQKGAEMRHSADDLSRRTEAQAASLEETAAAVEQITSTVRSSADRAHEANLVVGETKRSADNSAAVVGNAIAAMGRIEDASRQIEQIIEVIDDIAFQTNLLALNAGIEAARAGEAGKGFAVVAQEVRELAQRSAEAAREIKGLINKSTQEVNAGSHLVQQTGAVLAAIGQQIVTVSQHVDMMATASRDQAVALHEVNGSVNQMDQMTQQNATMVDMTTAATRQLASEADTLMMLVEQFRFESEDSRQYGQEYRAA; encoded by the coding sequence ATGTTCATTGATAGAATTCTTGCACGCTTCAAGATCCAGACGAAGGTCATCTTCTTTATTCTCCCCTTTGTCGCCAGCATATGTGCCGTTGGCTTCACGGGTCTCTATGCGTCGGGCCTTCTTCAGGGACGAATGGAGATTTCCAACAGCGTCCTGCAGTCGCTGAGCGGCTTCAAGGACGTCTATGCGGGCATGAACCAGTTTCTGCAGCATACCTCGGAAGACACGCGCGCAGCCGTCACCGACAAGCTAGCCGTCCAGCAGGAGGTCCTTGCCGACACCATGGCGCACCTCGTGGACGACCAGGGACGCGCGGAACTGCAGCGGGCCGTGGATGGCGGCACGCAGATCTCCGCCCGCATCGACGGACTGTGGAAGCTCTACGAGGATGAGCGGGCACTGAACGACGCGATCACCGTCGGCCTCAGCGGAATGCTCTCCGAGCAGATGAAGATCCTTGACGAAGCCACCAAGATGGAGCGCAACGTTCGCAAGGACGAGGGCTCTGCGAAGGACATGCTGCGCGAAGCCGACCGTCTGACGTCTGCCGCCGATGCCCTGACCGCCTTCAGCAGCGCCGTCTCGCGCGCCGCCGCTCCCGAGGACAAGTTGCAGGTCGTCGCCAAGGGATACGACGAACTTCTCAAGGTGCAGCGTAAAATCTCCTCCGGTCTGCCGGCGAACCAGAAGGCCGTGGTCGAGACTTACAAAACCACGCTCGCCGATATCAAGGCGGCCGTGGACGCCGAAGGGCTTGTCGCGGACAAGGCCGCTGCCGTCGGTCGGCTCGTCGCGCGCTTCCGTCAGACGAGTATCCAGCTGCAGGTCGGCGCGGCCGCCAAGATGCGGGAAGCGACGAAGACGTTCGGCCAGCTCGATGCTCCGCTCGTCAAGGCCGACGCGATCCTCACCGTGACGCGCAAGCTGGTAACCTCCGTCTATGAAATTCGCATCGTTGCCGCCGCGTTGCTCGCAAAGCCGGACGAGGAGGCTCACGCTCGTCTGCTGCGTGAATTCGCCGTCATGCGTGCCGGAATGGACACGCTCGCGCAGACTGCAAGCGACCTTCCGTTCTTCAGCGGTCTCGGCGGCAGGATCAAGCCGGTTCTGGACGACATGGAAACCAAGAGCGGCGCGCTCGTCGATATCAGCAAGCAGCGTCAGGTCGAGTTCGCCGCTGCGGCGGGTGAGATCGACAGCATCTGGAACCAGCTTACCCGCTTTGCGGAAGAGCAGAAGACGAGCGCCGGCGTGGAGCGCGACAAGGCCAACCAGGTCTCCATGTTCACGACCATCCTGGGTATCGCGATTGCCGTCATTGCCGGCGGCGCGCTGGTGCTGACGCTCAAGGGGCCGATTGGCCAGATCACCACGGCCATGCGTCGCCTTGCCGACGGCTTCCTCGACACGGGTATCTCCGGCGAGGCGAGGCAAGACGAGATCGGCGACATGGCCCGCGCGCTCGGCATCTTCAAGGAAAATGCGCTTTCGAAGATCCGGGTCGAGGAGGAGAGCGAGCGCCAGCGTTCCGCAGCCGATGCCGAGCGTCTGCGCAACGACTCCGAGAAGCAGGAAATGGACCGCCAGATCGACTTCGCCGTCAATGCGCTTGCCTCCGGTCTCGGCCGCCTTGCGCAGGGCGATCTGTCCCGCCAGATCGACACGCCCTTCACCGGCCGCCTCGAGCAGCTGCGTCAGGATTTCAACGTGTCGCTCGTGCGTCTCCAGGATACGCTGGGGCAGATCCGCGGCAACGCGCAGTCGATCCAGCAGAAGGGCGCGGAAATGCGCCACTCCGCCGACGACCTCTCGAGACGGACCGAGGCGCAGGCGGCCTCGCTGGAAGAGACCGCTGCCGCCGTCGAGCAGATCACGTCGACGGTCCGCTCTTCCGCCGACAGGGCGCATGAGGCGAACCTCGTCGTGGGCGAAACCAAGCGCAGTGCGGACAATTCAGCGGCTGTCGTCGGCAATGCGATCGCCGCCATGGGACGCATCGAGGATGCCTCCAGGCAGATCGAGCAGATCATAGAGGTCATCGACGATATCGCTTTCCAGACCAATCTTCTGGCCCTCAATGCCGGGATCGAGGCTGCGCGTGCAGGCGAGGCGGGCAAGGGCTTCGCCGTGGTTGCGCAGGAAGTTCGCGAACTCGCACAGCGTTCTGCGGAAGCCGCGCGGGAGATCAAGGGCCTCATCAACAAGTCCACGCAGGAAGTGAACGCCGGATCGCATCTCGTTCAGCAGACGGGGGCGGTGCTTGCCGCGATCGGCCAGCAGATCGTCACCGTCAGCCAGCATGTCGACATGATGGCTACGGCAAGCCGAGACCAGGCCGTCGCGCTGCATGAAGTCAATGGCTCCGTCAACCAGATGGACCAGATGACCCAGCAGAACGCGACGATGGTCGATATGACCACGGCCGCGACCCGCCAGCTCGCAAGCGAGGCGGACACACTGATGATGCTGGTGGAACAGTTCCGCTTCGAGAGCGAGGATTCAAGGCAATACGGCCAGGAGTACCGCGCCGCCTGA
- a CDS encoding methyl-accepting chemotaxis protein — translation MFQAIKSSVAYQYVAMTIALVFLSAAVIVGVMHYNLRSYVLSEAADDAREAARTMAVLYGAANEGARIDIQAGHLGAVGSEAIPEFADHGLVDRTAQAIDGVATIFTKQGADYVRVSTNVKKEDGNRAIGTKLAADHPAQASLATGEAYFGPAQLFGKEFMTGYYPVRNAKGDNVGMLFVGIPMEVYFHKINDLQFLAIAAGLVSMVLFGFLALVAIRYAVRPLRALIGAVHRIADGKLDTAVPGLEKANEFGQIARALSVFRENAARKIEVEQQAAARNAEVEAERALSDAEKREIDSQIEFAVGELAAGLGRLAQGDLSQEIRTPFAGRLETLRQDFNASLGRLQDTLGRIRANAHAIQDNGTRMRHSAEELSKRTESQAASLEETAAAVEEITVTVRSSADRAHEANMKVAATKRSADDSANVVANAIAAMGRIEDASRQIEQIIEVIDDIAFQTNLLALNAGIEAARAGDAGKGFAVVAQEVRELAQRSAEAAREIKGLIDKSTHEVGAGSALVQETGAVLAAISSQIVAISQHVETIATGSRDQSAALQEVNGSVNQMDQMTQQNASMVEETTTTSRELAGKADDLMRLIAQFTFETAGMPHQSRRAA, via the coding sequence ATGTTTCAAGCGATCAAATCCTCAGTCGCATACCAGTACGTAGCCATGACGATCGCGCTCGTTTTCCTGAGTGCAGCGGTAATCGTCGGTGTGATGCACTACAATCTCAGAAGCTACGTCCTGTCGGAAGCGGCGGACGATGCGCGCGAGGCCGCCCGCACCATGGCCGTGCTCTACGGGGCCGCGAACGAGGGGGCGAGGATCGATATTCAGGCCGGGCATCTCGGCGCCGTCGGCTCTGAAGCCATTCCGGAGTTCGCCGATCACGGTCTCGTCGATCGCACGGCGCAGGCGATCGACGGTGTCGCGACCATCTTCACGAAACAGGGGGCCGATTACGTCCGCGTCTCCACAAACGTGAAGAAGGAAGACGGCAACCGGGCTATCGGCACGAAGCTTGCGGCGGATCATCCGGCCCAGGCCTCCCTGGCGACGGGAGAGGCCTATTTCGGCCCCGCCCAGCTTTTCGGCAAGGAATTCATGACCGGCTACTACCCGGTGAGGAATGCCAAGGGCGACAACGTGGGCATGCTCTTCGTCGGCATCCCCATGGAAGTCTACTTCCACAAGATCAATGACCTCCAGTTCCTCGCCATCGCCGCCGGCCTGGTTTCGATGGTGCTCTTCGGTTTCCTCGCTCTGGTGGCCATCCGCTATGCCGTCCGGCCGCTACGCGCGCTCATCGGCGCTGTGCACAGGATTGCAGACGGCAAGCTGGACACCGCAGTCCCAGGGCTGGAAAAGGCCAACGAATTCGGCCAGATCGCCCGCGCGTTGTCGGTCTTCCGGGAAAATGCCGCAAGGAAGATCGAGGTCGAACAGCAGGCAGCCGCCCGCAATGCCGAAGTCGAAGCCGAGCGCGCCTTGAGCGATGCCGAGAAGCGCGAGATCGACAGCCAGATCGAATTCGCCGTCGGCGAACTCGCCGCCGGCCTTGGCCGACTGGCGCAGGGCGATCTCTCGCAGGAGATCCGGACCCCGTTCGCCGGGCGCCTCGAAACGCTCCGCCAGGATTTCAACGCGTCGCTCGGACGCCTGCAGGATACGCTCGGGAGGATCCGGGCGAACGCCCATGCGATCCAGGACAACGGCACCCGCATGCGCCACTCGGCGGAAGAGCTTTCGAAGCGCACCGAGTCCCAGGCCGCATCGCTGGAGGAAACGGCTGCGGCCGTCGAGGAGATCACGGTCACCGTCCGCTCCTCCGCCGACCGCGCGCATGAGGCCAACATGAAGGTCGCCGCGACCAAGAGGAGCGCCGATGACTCCGCCAATGTGGTGGCGAACGCGATTGCCGCCATGGGCAGGATCGAAGACGCTTCGCGCCAGATCGAGCAGATCATCGAGGTCATCGACGACATCGCCTTCCAGACCAATCTTCTCGCGCTCAACGCTGGCATCGAGGCGGCGCGCGCGGGGGATGCCGGAAAGGGTTTCGCCGTCGTGGCGCAGGAGGTGCGGGAACTGGCGCAGCGGTCGGCGGAAGCGGCCCGTGAAATCAAGGGCCTCATCGACAAGTCCACGCACGAGGTCGGCGCCGGCTCCGCGCTCGTGCAGGAGACCGGTGCGGTTCTGGCGGCCATCAGCAGCCAGATTGTTGCCATCAGCCAGCACGTCGAAACGATCGCTACCGGAAGCCGAGACCAGTCGGCCGCCCTTCAGGAGGTCAACGGTTCGGTCAACCAGATGGACCAGATGACGCAGCAGAATGCGTCGATGGTGGAAGAAACGACGACCACGAGCCGCGAACTGGCCGGCAAGGCCGACGATCTCATGCGACTGATCGCGCAGTTCACCTTCGAGACCGCCGGCATGCCACACCAGTCACGGCGCGCCGCATAG
- a CDS encoding LysR family transcriptional regulator: MKDIDWDAYRTFLAVASHGGLTGAAQASGLSPATVGRRVLDLEQEIGKQLFIRNQTGYRLNPDGQALFEQLQEMEAAARKVEDWRQRARGSSVVRLHAGTWITWLICENIAAIWVDQDDFTLDMSVTERRATLSHRSSDVGVRAVAPEEPHLALRKAGEVAYAAYRQRNAPPSRAFRWLAVAQEDAISPYLRWPYEHRAEDVGLVVSRPRSLLDLARSGAGIAVLPCFVGDLDPTLERAGGEIRALRHEQWIVTNTEDRHRRDIRTVSERLFKLVKSHADLFAGRRANRSG, encoded by the coding sequence ATGAAAGACATCGATTGGGATGCTTACAGGACCTTTCTTGCCGTCGCGAGCCATGGAGGCCTGACGGGAGCCGCCCAGGCGAGCGGTCTCAGCCCGGCGACGGTCGGCCGGCGCGTGCTTGATCTGGAGCAGGAGATCGGCAAGCAGCTGTTCATTCGTAACCAGACCGGCTATCGCCTGAACCCGGACGGCCAGGCGCTTTTCGAGCAGCTTCAGGAGATGGAGGCCGCGGCCCGCAAGGTCGAGGACTGGCGACAACGTGCGCGCGGCTCCAGCGTCGTCCGGCTGCATGCCGGCACGTGGATCACCTGGCTCATCTGCGAGAACATTGCGGCCATCTGGGTCGACCAGGACGATTTCACGCTCGACATGTCTGTCACGGAGCGGCGTGCGACCCTCTCGCACCGGTCAAGCGACGTCGGCGTTCGCGCCGTTGCTCCCGAGGAGCCCCACCTTGCCCTGCGCAAGGCGGGGGAGGTGGCATACGCGGCCTATCGCCAGCGCAACGCGCCGCCCTCGCGCGCCTTCCGCTGGCTGGCGGTGGCACAGGAAGATGCGATCTCTCCCTATCTTCGTTGGCCATATGAGCACAGGGCGGAAGACGTAGGCCTTGTCGTCAGTCGCCCGCGCTCGCTGCTCGATCTGGCGCGATCCGGTGCTGGCATTGCGGTTCTGCCGTGCTTCGTCGGTGATCTCGATCCGACACTCGAACGGGCCGGTGGAGAAATCCGGGCCCTGCGTCATGAACAGTGGATCGTGACCAATACGGAGGATCGGCACAGAAGGGATATCCGCACCGTGTCGGAGCGCCTGTTCAAGCTGGTGAAGAGCCACGCGGACCTCTTCGCGGGCCGCCGTGCGAACCGCAGCGGCTGA
- the aceA gene encoding isocitrate lyase, whose product MTDFYNLVPTAPQGRFDGIERPYTAEDVKRLRGSVEIRHSLAEMGANRLWKLIHEEDFVNALGALSGNQAMQMVRAGLKAIYLSGWQVAADANTASAMYPDQSLYPANAAPELAKRINRTLQRADQIETQEGKGLSVETWFAPIVADAEAGFGGPLNAFEIMKAFIEAGAAGVHYEDQLASEKKCGHLGGKVLIPTAAHIRNLDAARLAADVMGTPTLVIARTDAEAAKLLTSDIDERDQPFVDHEAGRTAEGFYQVRNGIEPCIARAIAYAPHCDLIWMETSKPDLEQARRFAEAVHKAHPGKLLAYNCSPSFNWKKNLDDATIAKFQRELGAMGYKFQFITLAGFHQLNYGMFELARGYKDRQMAAYSELQQAEFDAEANGYTATKHQREVGTGYFDAVSMTITGGRSSTTAMKESTEHDQFRPAAE is encoded by the coding sequence GTGACTGACTTTTACAATCTCGTTCCCACCGCACCGCAGGGCCGCTTTGACGGGATCGAACGTCCCTACACGGCCGAAGACGTCAAGCGGCTGCGCGGCTCGGTCGAGATCCGCCATTCGCTGGCAGAGATGGGCGCAAACCGGCTGTGGAAGCTCATCCACGAGGAGGACTTCGTCAATGCGCTCGGCGCGCTTTCCGGCAACCAGGCCATGCAGATGGTGCGCGCCGGCTTGAAGGCGATCTATCTCTCCGGCTGGCAGGTTGCGGCAGACGCAAACACCGCCTCCGCAATGTATCCCGACCAGTCGCTCTATCCCGCGAATGCCGCGCCGGAGCTTGCCAAGCGCATCAACCGGACCCTGCAACGCGCCGACCAGATCGAAACGCAGGAAGGCAAGGGTCTCTCGGTCGAGACCTGGTTCGCGCCGATCGTCGCCGACGCGGAGGCAGGCTTCGGGGGACCGCTCAACGCCTTCGAGATCATGAAGGCCTTCATCGAGGCAGGTGCCGCCGGCGTCCACTACGAAGACCAGCTGGCTTCTGAGAAGAAATGCGGCCATCTCGGCGGCAAGGTGCTGATCCCGACGGCGGCCCATATCCGCAACCTCGACGCCGCCCGGCTCGCCGCCGACGTCATGGGCACGCCGACGCTGGTCATCGCCCGTACCGACGCCGAGGCCGCAAAGCTTCTGACGTCCGATATCGACGAGCGCGATCAGCCCTTCGTCGATCATGAGGCGGGACGCACGGCGGAAGGCTTCTACCAAGTGAGGAACGGGATCGAGCCCTGCATCGCCCGGGCGATCGCCTACGCACCCCATTGCGACCTGATCTGGATGGAGACCTCCAAGCCCGATCTGGAACAGGCACGCAGGTTCGCGGAAGCGGTACACAAGGCGCATCCAGGCAAGCTGCTCGCCTACAACTGCTCGCCGTCGTTCAACTGGAAGAAGAACCTGGACGACGCGACGATTGCCAAGTTCCAGCGGGAGCTGGGTGCGATGGGCTACAAATTCCAGTTCATCACGCTCGCCGGCTTCCACCAGCTGAACTACGGCATGTTCGAACTCGCCCGCGGCTACAAGGACCGCCAGATGGCCGCCTATTCCGAACTGCAGCAGGCGGAGTTCGATGCCGAGGCAAACGGGTACACCGCGACCAAGCACCAGCGCGAGGTCGGCACCGGCTATTTCGATGCCGTATCAATGACGATTACCGGCGGACGGTCTTCGACGACCGCCATGAAGGAATCGACCGAACACGACCAGTTCCGCCCCGCCGCGGAGTAA